One segment of Sesamum indicum cultivar Zhongzhi No. 13 linkage group LG4, S_indicum_v1.0, whole genome shotgun sequence DNA contains the following:
- the LOC105160329 gene encoding nephrocystin-3, producing MAAVFSSSISAAFRMNPIYPKATPDSLQLQEVFVPSCAQIIVPFPKCRLKLYMVPFNRFSGRHGLRSFAVDSLLRVAGKHPETDVSSGVLGPNNCQRSSELEGQLQELFDEVKTMIKLGKKDDAVDLLQANYEAVKEQVESGARGIEEAAILDVIALGYMALGDLRTVRSLMDVLHEIVNELKDEELLLDSILMHMGSINAKLEKFELSISFYRRSLQIMETKYGSKSSFLSTPLLGMAKVLETNGRATEAIETYQRVIKILESSRGGESEELILPLCSMGNLLMHERKTLDAEYTFNRVVNIYRRSYGEKDERVGMAMSSLAQVKCAKGEVNEAIDLYKRAIQILKDSKHMAVDDKVLEKMRIDLAELLHLVGRAQEGRMLLEECLLISERFKGKGHPSLVPNLVNLATSFSRSKNFAEAERLLRISLQILMKTVPPDDPSITFPMLNLAVTLYNLHRDEEAEKIALDVLSIREKAFGKESLPVGEALDCLVSIQTRLQKDESELVELLKRVLKIQEKAFGHDSEEVMETLKKIVHYLDKMGMKTEKYPLQKRLSILRNKHKQMAVY from the exons ATGGCTGCCGTCTTCTCTTCCTCAATATCTGCCGCTTTCAG GATGAATCCGATATACCCCAAAGCTACACCGGATAGCTTACAATTGCAGGAAGTGTTTGTGCCATCCTGTGCCCAAATAATTGTCCCATTTCCAAAGTGTAGACTTAAGCTTTATATGGTACCATTTAACCGGTTTTCTGGACGGCATGGtctgagaagttttgctgtgGATAGCTTGTTAAGAGTAGCTGGAAAACATCCTGAAACCGATGTATCTTCGGGTGTTCTGGGTCCAAACAATTGCCAGAG ATCAAGTGAACTTGAAGGACAGCTTCAGGAATTGTTTGATGAAGTTAAGACTATGATTAAATTGGGAAAGAAAGATGATGCTGTAGATTTGCTTCAAGCAAATTATGAAGCTGTTAAGGAACAGGTGGAATCAGGTGCTCGAGGCATAGAAGAAGCCGCTATTCTTGATGTCATAGCCTTGGGGTACATGGCCCTTGGAGACTTGAGGACTGTCAGATCCCTAATGGATGTG TTGCACGAGATTGTGAATGAGCTAAAAGATGAGGAGCTGCTTCTTGATTCAATACTAATGCATATGGGAAGTATTAATGCCAAGTTGGAAAAGTTTGAGTTGTCCATTTCTTTCTACAGAAGATCCTTGCAAATTATGGAAACAAAATATG GAAGTAAGAGCTCATTCCTTTCCACACCATTGCTGGGAATGGCAAAAGTTCTGGAAACTAATGGAAGAGCCACTGAGGCAATAGAGACATACCAGCGagtcattaaaatattagaatctAGTAGAGGAGGGGAGAGCGAGGAATTGATTTTGCCATTATGTTCAATGGGCAATCTTCTAATGCATGAGAGGAAAACTTTGGATGCTGAATACACCTTCAATAG AGTTGTGAACATTTATAGGAGGTCATATGGGGAAAAGGATGAAAGAGTCGGCATGGCTATGTCTTCATTGGCCCAGGTGAAATGTGCAAAAG GCGAAGTCAATGAGGCCATTGATCTATACAAGAGGGCAATCCAGATTCTCAAGGATTCAAAACACATGGCAGTAGATGACAAAGTTTTGGAGAAAATGAGAATAGATTTAGCTGAACTTCTTCATCTAGTGGGAAG AGCACAAGAAGGACGAATGCTGCTGGAAGAATGCTTGTTGATATCTGAGAGGTTTAAAGGAAAAGGACATCCCAGCTTAGTTCCCAACCTTGTAAATCTTGCAACATCGTTTTCACGCTCTAAGAATTTTGCTGAAGCTGAGCGCTTGCTGAGGATAAGTTTGCAAATATTGATGAAGACTGTGCCCCCTGATGACCCATCCATCACCTTTCCCATGCTAAATTTGGCTGTTACCCTCTACAATCTACACCGTGATGAAGAAGCAGAAAAAATTGCTCTGGATGTTTTATCCATCCGTGAAAAGGCATTTGGAAAGGAATCTTTACCAGTTG GAGAAGCTCTTGATTGTTTGGTATCCATTCAGACCCGACTACAGAAGGATGAAAGTGAGTTGGTCGAGCTGCTCAAGagagttttaaaaattcaggAAAAAGCTTTTGGCCATGATAGTGAAGAGGTTATGGAAACATTGAAGAAAATTGTACATTACCTGGACAAAATGGGGATGAAAACTGAGAAATATCCTCTGCAGAAGAGATTATCCATACTCAGAAACAAACATAAGCAGATGGCTGTTTATTAG
- the LOC105160327 gene encoding RNA-binding KH domain-containing protein RCF3 has product MERSRSKRYYYDQDYESETLHTRSKPRYGNNSHGGGGGGGHHYAPSYHRRSASGGGGGGGGGGGGGRKMQDPSLMVTTSYRILCHDIKAGGVIGKSGSIIKTIRQHTGAFINVHELMPGDEERIIEISDTRRRDPEGRMPSFSPAQEALFLIHDRILETEVGGYGHNVGFGEDENDEYGNRGGGGGGGNGNRVVTRLVVSRMHVGCLLGKGGKIIEQMRIETKTHIRILPRDHTLPRCVAMSEEIVQVVGDMNAVKNAIAIISSRLRESQHRDRSHFHNRLHSPERFFPADDDFHTNSTPRRSSVEGPSFGSRYSGGPRGNNYSSRSSGFAIEPGPANVADNAQSFSGEDLVFRIFCPVDKVDTVLGESDGILDLLQSEIGVNVEVCDPVAGSNEHIIIISSDEGPDDELFPAQEALLHIQTRIVDLVPEKENIVTTRLLMQSDEIGPLLELGKIGGANVEILPKEELPAGLAGTDEIVQIVGEIKAAREALVEVTSRVRSYIYREFIEKDAPVESATMEPEAASRNNVKPSVETQAGNGPMVSTPESSSTAAAPQKVKDVASPNVETVKQNESERREDQPSGLNRISVPLVTRSTLEVVIPPHAAAELVKKSRKLALISELSGANVKLIDDRPEVTEKIIQISGTPEQAERAQSLLQGFILSTEEDGP; this is encoded by the exons ATGGAGAGATCGAGATCTAAGAGATACTATTATGACCAGGACTATGAATCTGAAACCCTACACACGCGGAGCAAACCGCGGTACGGCAACAATTCACACGGCGGAGGTGGCGGAGGAGGTCACCATTATGCCCCTAGTTACCACAGGCGGTCCGCCTCTGGAGGAGGCGGCGGCggtggaggtggaggaggaggaggaagaaaaatGCAGGACCCTTCCCTGATGGTGACGACGAGTTACCGGATTTTGTGCCACGACATAAAGGCGGGAGGCGTGATTGGGAAATCGGGGAGTATTATTAAGACGATTAGGCAGCACACGGGGGCGTTTATCAATGTCCACGAGCTGATGCCGGGGGACGAGGAGAGGATTATCGAGATTTCCGATACGAGGAGGCGGGACCCGGAGGGGAGGATGCCTTCCTTCTCGCCTGCGCAGGAGGCGTTGTTTTTGATACATGACAGGATATTGGAGACTGAGGTGGGAGGATATGGGCATAATGTGGGCTTTGGGGAGGATGAAAATGACGAGTATGGAAATCGGGGAGGAGGTGGCGGTGGCGGCAATGGCAATAGAGTGGTGACGAGACTGGTGGTTTCGCGCATGCATGTGGGGTGTTTGCTGGGAAAAGGGGGGAAGATAATTGAGCAAATGAGGATTGAGACTAAGACCCATATTAGGATCTTACCCAGAGATCACACTTTGCCACGCTGTGTTGCAATGTCGGAGGAGATTGTTCAG GTAGTTGGTGATATGAATGCTGTGAAGAATGCTATAGCAATTATTTCATCTCGCTTGCGAGAGAGCCAACATCGTGATAGAAGCCATTTTCATAATCGACTTCATTCACCTGAGCGTTTCTTCCCTGCTGATGATGATTTCCACACAAACAGTACCCCAAGGAGATCATCTGTGGAAGGGCCTAGTTTTGGATCAAGGTATTCTGGTGGTCCCAGGGGCAACAACTATTCCTCACGTTCATCTGGATTTGCCATTGAACCTGGGCCTGCTAATGTAGCTGACAATGCTCAATCCTTCTCTGGTGAGGATCTTGTGTTCCGCATATTTTGCCCTGTTGATAAGGTTGATACTGTTCTTGGGGAGTCAGATGGGATTTTGGATTTGCTTCAAAGTGAGATAGGCGTTAATGTTGAGGTTTGCGATCCAGTTGCTGGCTCAAATGAGCATATCATAATCATATCATCAGATGAG GGTCCTGATGATGAGTTGTTTCCTGCTCAAGAAGCTTTGTTGCATATACAAACCCGTATTGTTGATCTTGTtcctgaaaaagaaaatattgttacCACTCGGTTACTTATGCAATCAGATGAAATTGGCCCTTTACTTGAGCTGGGGAAAATAGGTGGCGCAAATGTAGAGATCCTACCAAAAGAAGAACTTCCTGCAGGGTTAGCAGGGACAGACGAGATTGTACAg ATAGTTGGGGAGATCAAAGCCGCTCGAGAGGCTCTGGTGGAGGTGACGTCACGGGTTCGAAGTTACATATATCGAGAGTTTATTGAAAAGGATGCACCAGTAGAAAGTGCTACTATGGAACCGGAGGCAGCTTCTAGGAACAATGTAAAACCATCTGTTGAAACCCAGGCTGGAAATGGTCCTATGGTTTCAACTCCTGAGAGTTCATCAACTGCTGCTGCACCACAGAAAGTGAAG GATGTGGCATCACCTAATGTGGAGACAGTGAAACAAAACGAGAGTGAGCGACGTGAAGATCAGCCCAGTGGATTGAATAG AATCTCTGTGCCACTTGTCACCAGAAGTACACTAGAAGTTGTTATACCGCCTCATGCAGCGGCAGAACTcgtaaaaaaatcaagaaagcttGCTTTGATCAGTGAG CTATCAGGAGCAAATGTGAAACTTATTGATGACAGACCAGAGGTAACAGAGAAGATAATTCAAATATCAGGTACTCCGGAGCAAGCCGAGAGAGCTCAGAGTTTGCTTCAAGGATTTATTTTGAGCA CCGAAGAAGATGGCCCATAG
- the LOC105160328 gene encoding uncharacterized protein LOC105160328, producing the protein MAFLHYGKNIMRRSSMHHPLLYAVQGVRYRKLEVILTTTIDKLGKAGETVKVAPGYFRNHLMPKLLAVPNIDKFAHLIREQRKIYQPKEAEEVKVVSKTEETNLKEYIAAANRLASARLNIKKFIIEGKGNELRHPVTKEEILAEVARQLQVHIEPENLHLPIPLSSLGEYKVPLRLPKSIPKPAGEEWILDIKIRKR; encoded by the exons ATGGCTTTTTTAcattatggaaaaaatatcatgCGTCGGAGCTCGATGCACCACCCGCTGCTATATGCCGTTCAAGGCGTTAGATATCGAAAGCTAGAAGTTATCCTCACGACT ACTATTGATAAGCTCGGAAAAGCTGGGGAAACTGTCAAGGTTGCACCAGGGTATTTCCGGAATCATTTGATGCCAAAGTTGCTCGCGGTGCCGAATATTGACAAGTTCGCGCATCTAATTCGCGAGCAGCGCAAG ATTTACCAGCCTAAGGAAGCTGAAGAGGTTAAAGTAGTGTCAAAGACGGAGGAAACCAACTTGAAAGAGTACATAGCGGCAGCAAATCGCCTTGCTAGTGCAAGACTG aatataaaaaagttcatCATAGAAGGAAAGGGTAATGAGTTGCGTCATCCAGtgacaaaagaagaaattttagCTGAG GTTGCCAGGCAGCTCCAAGTGCACATTGAACCTGAAAATCTGCACTTACCGATTCCCTTATCATCTTTGGGGGAGTACAAGGTGCCCCTCCGCCTGCCAAAGTCTATACCTAAGCCAGCAGGAGAAGAGTGGATTCTTGACATCAAAATAAGGAAAAGGTGA
- the LOC105160326 gene encoding protein PLASTID TRANSCRIPTIONALLY ACTIVE 7: MAAFSATLNGLSCFRYLPKMEVKVEKKWRLGCAVRSQRSSSSGDSGRSHRRVWRRRKLAKKDDMLDYRMERIPFLEEQVRKIRETGELLTMDIERLLLSEDNRFGFVNEVAAEAKQYVESNRDEYGAKKAIFHVLSNRMNDSGFYRPEAYIEDDPFKPGPGYLRQQLYDV, from the exons ATGGCTGCATTTTCTGCAACGTTGAATGGCTTATCGTGTTTTCGTTATTTACCT AAAATGGAAGTGAAAGTTGAGAAGAAATGGCGGTTGGGTTGTGCTGTAAGGTCGCAG CGTAGTTCGAGTTCAGGGGATTCAGGACGGAGTCATAGGCGAgtgtggaggaggaggaaatTG GCCAAGAAAGATGATATGTTGGACTACAGGATGGAAAGAATTCCATTTCTCGAGGAACAGGTGAGGAAGATAAGGGAGACGGGGGAGCTCCTGACCATGGACATCGAGAGGTTGCTGTTATCAGAAGATAATAGGTTTGGTTTTGTGAATGAAGTGGCTGCAGAGGCAAAGCAGTATGTCGAAAGCAACCGTGATGAGTATGGTGCAAAAAAGGCAATCTTTCATGTCCTCAGCAATCGTATGAATGATTCTGGATTTTATCGCCCTGAGGCATACATTGAAGATGATCCTTTCAAGCCGGGTCCTGGATACCTGAGACAACAGCTCTACGACGTCTGA